The following proteins are encoded in a genomic region of Ricinus communis isolate WT05 ecotype wild-type unplaced genomic scaffold, ASM1957865v1 Ctg52, whole genome shotgun sequence:
- the LOC8270276 gene encoding uncharacterized protein DDB_G0283697 isoform X2 — protein MLCAPALITSMNNPRVRRLLEKDLGLQEYALDVHKRFVKQCLLQCLDGDNASKDSGETDEKGSRSIKGEATESPEGHESKDHIKEPCSEDEEKTEESPVMGLLTGKKTPKSETDKTLVKEAPTESIIKKALSKRASYIKANSDKVTMAGLRRLLEEDLRLDKHALDPYKKFISAQLDEVLQSSEVSEPKKKSVKTNSQGKASKKMRTEESSDSSGKEMDTEDEDEVKPKKKIAPNKKMINSEGSKKRKRFEKETKVTSKKRVKPTEKVAEDSSDAEDSGNASEDGRSQSSAEKPVKKKEAPTPVYGKRVEHLKSVIKSCGMSVPPVVYKKVKQVPENKREAQLIKELEEILSKEGLSSNPSEKEIKEVRKRKERAKELEGIDMSNIVSSSRRRSATSYVPPPKPKIPVGSDSDEADDTDEDDEDDNDDDNDDDDDEEAENEDDGDNDGDDESQSEEPNAENGDDSD, from the exons ATGCTATGCGCTCCCGCGTTAATTACTTCAATGAACAATCCAA GAGTAAGGAGATTATTAGAGAAGGATCTGGGATTGCAAGAATATGCGTTGGATGTTCATAAAAGATTTGTTAAGCAATGCCTGCTTCAG TGCTTAGATGGCGACAATGCTTCCAAGGATTCAGGGGAAACTGATGAAAAAGGTTCCCGTTCAATTAAAGGAGAAGCAACTGAATCGCCTGAAGGGCATGAATCAAAAGATCATATAAAAGAACCTTGTTCTGAGGATGAGGAGAAAACGGAAGAATCTCCTGTCATGGGACTCTTGACAGGGAAAAAAACACCTAAATCAGAAACTGACAAAACTCTAGTTAAAGAAGCTCCAACTGAGAGCATCATTAAAAAAGCCTTGTCGAAGAGGGCGTCCTATATCAAAGCTAATTCTGA TAAAGTTACAATGGCTGGACTTCGTCGGCTTTTAGAGGAAGATCTTAGACTTGATAAACATGCACTGGATCCCTATAAGAAATTCATAAGCGCTCAGTTAGATGAG GTATTACAATCTTCTGAAGTTTCTGAACCTAAGAAGAAAAGTGTTAAAACAAATTCTCAAGGAAAAGCATCTAAAAAGATGAGGACTGAAGAAAGTTCTGACTCCTCTGGTAAAGAGATGGATACAGAGGATGAAGATGAAGTAAaaccaaagaagaaaattgcTCCAAATAAAAAGATGATAAATTCTGAAGGGTCTAAAAAACGGAAGAGgtttgaaaaagaaactaaagtAACTAGCAAGAAGCGGGTCAAGCCCACGGAAAAAGTAGCAGAGGACAGTAGTGATGCAGAAGACAGTGGAAATGCTTCTGAAGATGGCCGTTCTCAATCTTCAGCTGAAAAACCAGTGAAG AAAAAGGAAGCTCCAACTCCAGTATATGGAAAACGTGTTGAGCATCTAAAATCTGTAATAAAATCTTGTGGGATGAG TGTGCCCCCTGTAGTTTACAAGAAAGTTAAGCAGGTGCCTGAAAATAAACGTGAGGCCCAGCTAATAAAGGAACTAGAGGAGATACTTTCTAAAGAAGGATTGTCATCTAATCCTTCTGAAAAAG AAATTAAGGAAGTCAGAAAGAGGAAGGAACGAGCAAAAGAACTTGAGGGAATTGACATGAGTAACATTGTGTCAAGTTCACGTAGAAGGTCCGCAACGAGTTATGTACCTCCTCCAAAGCCCAAGATACCAGTTGGAAGTGATAGTGATGAAGCCGATGATACTGACGAGGATGATGAGGATGACAACGACGATGACAATGACGATGACGATGATGAGGAAGCAGAAAATGAAGATGATGGAGATAATGATGGGGATGACGAGAGCCAGAGTGAAGAGCCCAATGCAG AAAATGGGGACGACAGCGATTGA
- the LOC8270276 gene encoding uncharacterized protein DDB_G0283697 isoform X1, with protein sequence MGEEEVAVKDKETVKSDTAVDSPEIESQIKDAMRSRVNYFNEQSNSLTFEGVRRLLEKDLGLQEYALDVHKRFVKQCLLQCLDGDNASKDSGETDEKGSRSIKGEATESPEGHESKDHIKEPCSEDEEKTEESPVMGLLTGKKTPKSETDKTLVKEAPTESIIKKALSKRASYIKANSDKVTMAGLRRLLEEDLRLDKHALDPYKKFISAQLDEVLQSSEVSEPKKKSVKTNSQGKASKKMRTEESSDSSGKEMDTEDEDEVKPKKKIAPNKKMINSEGSKKRKRFEKETKVTSKKRVKPTEKVAEDSSDAEDSGNASEDGRSQSSAEKPVKKKEAPTPVYGKRVEHLKSVIKSCGMSVPPVVYKKVKQVPENKREAQLIKELEEILSKEGLSSNPSEKEIKEVRKRKERAKELEGIDMSNIVSSSRRRSATSYVPPPKPKIPVGSDSDEADDTDEDDEDDNDDDNDDDDDEEAENEDDGDNDGDDESQSEEPNAENGDDSD encoded by the exons ATGGGAGAAGAAGAGGTGGCAGTTAAAGATAAGGAGACGGTGAAAAGTGACACGGCGGTGGATTCACCTGAAATTGAGTCTCAGATTAAGGATGCTATGCGCTCCCGCGTTAATTACTTCAATGAACAATCCAA TTCTTTGACCTTTGAAGGAGTAAGGAGATTATTAGAGAAGGATCTGGGATTGCAAGAATATGCGTTGGATGTTCATAAAAGATTTGTTAAGCAATGCCTGCTTCAG TGCTTAGATGGCGACAATGCTTCCAAGGATTCAGGGGAAACTGATGAAAAAGGTTCCCGTTCAATTAAAGGAGAAGCAACTGAATCGCCTGAAGGGCATGAATCAAAAGATCATATAAAAGAACCTTGTTCTGAGGATGAGGAGAAAACGGAAGAATCTCCTGTCATGGGACTCTTGACAGGGAAAAAAACACCTAAATCAGAAACTGACAAAACTCTAGTTAAAGAAGCTCCAACTGAGAGCATCATTAAAAAAGCCTTGTCGAAGAGGGCGTCCTATATCAAAGCTAATTCTGA TAAAGTTACAATGGCTGGACTTCGTCGGCTTTTAGAGGAAGATCTTAGACTTGATAAACATGCACTGGATCCCTATAAGAAATTCATAAGCGCTCAGTTAGATGAG GTATTACAATCTTCTGAAGTTTCTGAACCTAAGAAGAAAAGTGTTAAAACAAATTCTCAAGGAAAAGCATCTAAAAAGATGAGGACTGAAGAAAGTTCTGACTCCTCTGGTAAAGAGATGGATACAGAGGATGAAGATGAAGTAAaaccaaagaagaaaattgcTCCAAATAAAAAGATGATAAATTCTGAAGGGTCTAAAAAACGGAAGAGgtttgaaaaagaaactaaagtAACTAGCAAGAAGCGGGTCAAGCCCACGGAAAAAGTAGCAGAGGACAGTAGTGATGCAGAAGACAGTGGAAATGCTTCTGAAGATGGCCGTTCTCAATCTTCAGCTGAAAAACCAGTGAAG AAAAAGGAAGCTCCAACTCCAGTATATGGAAAACGTGTTGAGCATCTAAAATCTGTAATAAAATCTTGTGGGATGAG TGTGCCCCCTGTAGTTTACAAGAAAGTTAAGCAGGTGCCTGAAAATAAACGTGAGGCCCAGCTAATAAAGGAACTAGAGGAGATACTTTCTAAAGAAGGATTGTCATCTAATCCTTCTGAAAAAG AAATTAAGGAAGTCAGAAAGAGGAAGGAACGAGCAAAAGAACTTGAGGGAATTGACATGAGTAACATTGTGTCAAGTTCACGTAGAAGGTCCGCAACGAGTTATGTACCTCCTCCAAAGCCCAAGATACCAGTTGGAAGTGATAGTGATGAAGCCGATGATACTGACGAGGATGATGAGGATGACAACGACGATGACAATGACGATGACGATGATGAGGAAGCAGAAAATGAAGATGATGGAGATAATGATGGGGATGACGAGAGCCAGAGTGAAGAGCCCAATGCAG AAAATGGGGACGACAGCGATTGA